GCGTTTAGCGCAAGTAGATTGGTTTGCTCGGCAATTCCACGAATAACATCCAGCACCGAACCAATACCGACGGTTTCTTGCTGTAAGGTCTCTATCACCTGTGAAGAACTTTTAATGTCGTGAGAAAGGTTTTGAATTTGCTGCTTGGTGCCATCAACAATACCTTTGCCACTTTCAGCGGCCGAATCTGCCTCGGAGGCACTTACAGCAGCCTCGTTTACACTGCGAGTAACGTCCTGAATAGCGCTGGACATCTCGTTTACCGACTCCACAACCTGCTGAATGTCCGTTTGCTGTGCTCGACTAGCACACTCATTTTCTTGAGACATACTCACCAAACGGGATGACTCTTTGTCAACAGAACCGGCTATGGTTACAACGTTGCCAATAATGGATTGCAACTGTTCAATAAAGGAGTTGAAGCATCGGGCTAATTCAGAAACTTCATCGCGCCCATCTTCGGGTAGCCTTCGTGTTAGATCGCCCTCGCCTTCAGATATATCGCGTAGGGCTAAAACAATACGGTTAACCGGTTTAACGATGCCCGCTTGAACCATGTAGGCGATACCCGCAGAAACCAAGCTAACCAGTAACACTACCCAAATGGCATCAATTACCATGCTGTCAATCGTTTCTTCAACCTCGGCAAAATCAATGTGCATGGAAATTAAACCAATACGATTTCCCTGGGAGAGTATTTCTTCAGTCATCACCACCCCCCCATCAACAGTTTCTATGCCTACAGGGTTAGGAGAGGACGGCAAGCGGCTTTGACTTTCGTTTAGAATGTAGGAAGCAAATGGTTTGTCGTCGACATACACCCTTGCGGCAAATACTCGCGGGCTTACCTTTAACGCTGCAAGCGATGCCTCCACCGTCGTAACATCTTCAAAACTAATCGCGCCCTCACTCGCATGTCCAAGCACTTGTGCAAGCGTTTGAGTATCTTCAAGAATGGCCGACTCAAGCGTTTCGATACCGGAACGGACACTAACAAAGGTGCTAACGATAACCGCAAACACACAGGTAACTGTTACGCTGAGCAATATTTTTAACTTCAGAGAGAAGTTCATGAAAACACCTTTAATATTGGCGCTTTGTGTAAAACAGCAGAGGCCAAGTTAAATTTTGATGGGTTCTGTGAGGCTCCAAAAAAACTTTAGATACTCCTAATAAGAACGCGCGCATTAAACAACAGTAGAACTTTTAACGCCAACCAAACGGACAAACAAAACTAAAATATTCTTGATAGCTAAAAATCTAGCATGAACAAGCATAAAAAAAATAAGAGTCCAGCATTTTTTATGAACAATTTATATAACAACACCTAAATAGCCGTGATTCATGTGAATTCGCGGAACAAAGGGCCCTAGCCCAATTCAACACTTTGCCTGCCGATTTATTCGATTTCGGAATCCGTACTCCACGGCCATACCTTGAAATACTGTAAAAGGGATTTTTCCCCGTCTTCAGTTTGCGCTTGCGTTGCTGTTTGCGAAGACTGTGGACCATTTTTACTATCGACCGCCTTGGCAGCGTCCTCAGCAGGAAGAATTGCACTCGCATCTGTTTGCGGTGTGGCCTGAATATAAGCCTGATGGAGGTCGGCTGTTGAAACGAGAGCTTGGCTATTGCCAAAGTAGCGGGAGGTTTGAGCTTGCGAGTAGTCGTCGCGCCAATGTTTTCTCAACAATTGCTTCTCAAATAAAATATGCAGGTACTCTACTTCGCTGTGCTTACCATCAATACGCATTACGACCAAAAAATCAGCATGCTTGTGGTCTGTACGACTTAATCGATAGTTAAATATTTGTTTCGAATCTGGCCCCTGCTGAACACTCTCAGGATCACCTAACTGGGACAACACCCAGCTCTGCGACGTTTTACTGCGATGAAGGTCGTTAAAAAATGATTCGGGCAATCGGCCTTCGTCATCAATATAGGCCGTTTTATTATAGAAAGAGCAGCCAGAAAGAAGTAAGGCGACCCCAAAAAAGAGGTACAGACGGCTACGCAACATGGTGCTGACTAGCCCGGCCGTATAGCATTTGCATAAGATCAACTTCGGAAACGGACAGACCACTACTGGCTGCCACTGCGCGGGAATCCAGCCCCTGCTCTATCAGTTTTTGAGCTTGAGAATAGGAAAACTCCAAATCCTGCTGACGGATATCCTGTTGCTGGTCCTGTAGGCTGCGGATTTTTTTCTCCAGCGCTAGCACGCGCTGACCGAACCCGAGTGAGCCCGAACTAATCAAAAATATTTTTTTCTCCAGCGCTTGAATATTGTCACCTAAGCGTACGATCATTCGACGCTGAGCGAAAATTTGCATAAGCAGTAAGGCAAGGGCAATACCCACAGTGGCTATTAAAAACAATACAGGCACGCCAGAGCCCATTAAATTTTCAGTGAACCACAGAGTCAGATATTCCACACTTATACACCTTCAATCTCTGCCCACTCGTCATCCGTCAATAATTTGTCGAGTTCAATAAGAATAAGCAGTTCGTTGTTTTTGTGACAAACCCCTTGAATAAACTTGGCACTTTCTTCATTTCCGACGTTTGGCGCGGTTTCAATTTCGGACTGACGCAGATAAACCACTTCTGCCACGCTATCGACCAGAATACCCACCACATGGGCATCGGCCTCGATAATGACAATACGTGTATTGTCCGTTACTTCTCCAGGCGGCAGCGCAAAGCGCTCGCGGGTGTCAATGACGGTAACAACATTGCCACGAAGGTTGATAATGCCAATAACATAACTTGGCGCACCGGGTACTGGCGCGATCTCGGTATAACGCAGAACTTCCTGCACCTGCATAACATTTACACCGTAGGTTTCACCCGCCAGTTTAAATGTCACCCACTGTAGTACAGGATCTTCACTTGATTTATTAATACTCGAATTCGCTGCCATAGATAGTATTCCTTAATTTTTCCGCCGGGCAGGTGTCAAAATTCAACCACACGGCGTCAGATCTACCTTTTAATATAGTTAATTGCAGCTTCTATGCCAGCTAATCAATCAGTTTTTTAATTGCGGGCACCGTTATTAAGCTTTATCGCAAGCGGTTAGCATCGCGCCCATCTGCGGGATATCAATGAGCGCACACATGGCCGATTTAACCGTTCCTGCCAGCCAAGGGCGGCTAGTACGTGACGTTCGCCACTTAACTTCATCAGGATTGATCGAAATCGGTTGATTGACAACATCCACGGCCAATCCCCAGGGTAAACCATCGATGGAGATAACGTATTTGGCCGAATCTAGAAAACTATCCGAATACTTTTCA
The Teredinibacter franksiae DNA segment above includes these coding regions:
- a CDS encoding chemotaxis protein CheW gives rise to the protein MAANSSINKSSEDPVLQWVTFKLAGETYGVNVMQVQEVLRYTEIAPVPGAPSYVIGIINLRGNVVTVIDTRERFALPPGEVTDNTRIVIIEADAHVVGILVDSVAEVVYLRQSEIETAPNVGNEESAKFIQGVCHKNNELLILIELDKLLTDDEWAEIEGV
- a CDS encoding methyl-accepting chemotaxis protein, producing the protein MNFSLKLKILLSVTVTCVFAVIVSTFVSVRSGIETLESAILEDTQTLAQVLGHASEGAISFEDVTTVEASLAALKVSPRVFAARVYVDDKPFASYILNESQSRLPSSPNPVGIETVDGGVVMTEEILSQGNRIGLISMHIDFAEVEETIDSMVIDAIWVVLLVSLVSAGIAYMVQAGIVKPVNRIVLALRDISEGEGDLTRRLPEDGRDEVSELARCFNSFIEQLQSIIGNVVTIAGSVDKESSRLVSMSQENECASRAQQTDIQQVVESVNEMSSAIQDVTRSVNEAAVSASEADSAAESGKGIVDGTKQQIQNLSHDIKSSSQVIETLQQETVGIGSVLDVIRGIAEQTNLLALNAAIEAARAGEQGRGFAVVADEVRTLASKTQSSTTEIQEMIERLQAGAHKAVEMMSAGTEAADRTVEKAGQASEALDNITNIVSSIRDRTNQIAATTEQQSAAAMQIDQNVNSVSSVAARTAESSSSMSANSAAVSSSAAEMMELVGRFRI
- a CDS encoding DUF2802 domain-containing protein → MEYLTLWFTENLMGSGVPVLFLIATVGIALALLLMQIFAQRRMIVRLGDNIQALEKKIFLISSGSLGFGQRVLALEKKIRSLQDQQQDIRQQDLEFSYSQAQKLIEQGLDSRAVAASSGLSVSEVDLMQMLYGRASQHHVA